Genomic DNA from Streptomyces sp. GS7:
CCGCACCCTGCCCGACGGCTACGACACCGTCCTGGACGAGGAGTCGGCCACCATCAGCGCGGGCGAGAAACAACTCGTCACCATCGCCCGCGCGTTCATGACCCGGCCCTCGATCCTGCTCCTGGACGAGGCGACCAGCGCCGTCGACACCCGTACAGAGGCCCTCATCCAGCGCGCCCTGCACTCGCTGCGCGCGGGACGCACCAGCTTCGTCATCGCCCACCGCCTCTCCACCATCCGCGACGCGGACCTCATCCTCGTGATGGAGGGCGGCCGCATCGTCGAACGCGGCACCCACGCCCAACTCCTGGCCGCGAAAGGCGCCTACGCCCGACTCCACACGGCCCTGGAGCCCGACGCCGGACTGGAGAACGCCCTCCCGCACTGAACCGATACCGGTCACCCCCACAAGGCGTCACCTCCGACCACGTACCAACCCTGGCAACGGACGGCACAAGAAACGTGGGTACGGTCGGCGGGCAACCGCCGGCCGCTCGGGCTCCCTGCCGAGCGGCCCACGGCAGGGATGCGAGACCGAAAGCCGGCGGGAATCCCCTCGGCACGAGAGAGCCACGCACCGCGCGCTCGGTTGCGCACTTGCTGTAGTCGGCGAGCTTGCGGATCGGCCACCGGGTTCGCAGGCTTTGCCTAGGGTGTGCCTGGCCACAGGTCCGCGCCCTCGAACGTGGGGCGGATACCAGCAAAAGGAGTGCCAACCATGATCCTCCCGAAGGTCCGGGACCCTCGCTTCGTGACCATCCGCCGCGGTGGGACCCTCACCGATGCGGATCACCATCTCCTGGCTCTTTGGGCTGCATCGTGCGCGGAGCACGTCCTTGACCTCTTCGAGTCGGCCCGGCCCGAGGACCCACGGCCGCGTCAAGCGATCGAGCATGCTCGCGCCTGGGTACGTGGCGAGGTCAAGATGATGCAGGCTCGCGCGGCGGGCGGCCATGCAATGGGCGCAGCGCGAGACCTGCGTGGCGCAGCACGGCATGCTGCGTACGCCGCCGGGCAGGCCGCGGTCGTCGCACACGTCGGCGCGCACGAACTCGGCGCGGCCGCGTATGCGATCAAGGCCGCACGTGCGGCCGCACCGGAAGGCGAGGGCGAGGCCGCACGGCGTCTTGAGTGCCAGTGGCAGCGTGGCCGGCTCCCAGAGGCGATTCGCGAGCTTGTCATCGACGACCAGCGACGGCGGAACGACATCTGCTGGTCGGTGTTCGACTGCTGAGCGCGCGTCCGGACATCTGCGCCATCCACACGAAGCTGATCGGCGCCGGCACCTCCCGGTCTTCGTACCAGCGTCGTCAACGCCTTCTTCGACCTCGCGGATGCCCTCATCACCGTGCGCAGCCTTTCCCATGCGCCTGGGCCACCCACCGCTGGGACGACCGCCCCCGGCGACCCTGCCCCCACGCCTGTCCGAGCGAGCCCCTAATATCATTTCGCGTTCTCCGACGGACGCCGACGCCCGCCTGGTCGTGCCCGCCGCCCAACGCCCGGTACGACACGACGACGTCCACCGCATCGCGATGGAATCGAGCATCGAGGAGAGGAACGTTCATGCGCGCCCGGAGCATCGCCACGGCCACCGCAACAGCACTGGCACTGGTGGCCGCTCGTGACCTTGTCCAGAAGAAGCACGCACTGCTACGGAACTTCCCGGTGATCGGGCACGCCCGGTACCTGTTGGAGACGATCGGGCCGGAGCTGCGGCAGTACATCGTGACCTCCAACGACGAGGAGCGCCCGTTCAGTCGTGACCAGCGCACCTGGATCTATGCGTCGGCGAAGGGCGAGAACAACTACTTCGGGTTCGGAACCGACAACGACGTCGAGCACATGCAGGGGCACGCGTACCTGAAGCAGCGCACGTTCGCCGGCTCGCTGCCCGACGCGCACGACCCGCAGGCCCCACTGCCCTCGGCCAAGGTGCTGGGCGGACCACGCGGGCGCGCCAAAGCGTTCCGGCCGGCGAGCGTGGTGAACATCTCGGCGATGAGCTTCGGATCGCTCTCCGGCGCGGCGATCACGGCGCTCAACAAGGGGGCGGCGCTGGCGGGCACGATGCAGAACACGGGAGAGGGCGGCCTCTCGCCGTACCACCGCAACGGCGGCGACCTCGTCCTTCAAATCGGCAC
This window encodes:
- a CDS encoding putative immunity protein, which translates into the protein MILPKVRDPRFVTIRRGGTLTDADHHLLALWAASCAEHVLDLFESARPEDPRPRQAIEHARAWVRGEVKMMQARAAGGHAMGAARDLRGAARHAAYAAGQAAVVAHVGAHELGAAAYAIKAARAAAPEGEGEAARRLECQWQRGRLPEAIRELVIDDQRRRNDICWSVFDC